The Mammaliicoccus sciuri genome window below encodes:
- the fusA gene encoding elongation factor G: protein MARDFSLKNTRNIGIMAHIDAGKTTTTERILYYTGRIHKIGETHEGASQMDWMEQEQERGITITSAATTAQWDGHRVNIIDTPGHVDFTVEVERSLRVLDGAVTVLDAQSGVEPQTETVWRQATTYGVPRIVFINKMDKMGANFEYSVGTLHERLQANAHPIQLPIGAEDDFNAIIDLVEMKCFQYTNDLGTEIDEIEIPESHKQQAEEAREALIEAVSESNDELMEKYLGGEEITVDELKAAIRQATCDVEFYPVLCGTAFKNKGVQLMLNAVIDYLPSPLDVKPIIGHRADNEDEEVIAKPDDSAPFAALAFKVMTDPFVGKLTFFRVYSGTMESGSYVRNSTKGKRERVGRILQMHANSREEISTVYSGDIAGAVGLKDTGTGDTLCDEKDNIILESMEFPEPVIHLSVEPKSKADQDKMTNALVKLQEEDPTFHAHTDHETGQVIIGGMGELHLDILVDRMKREFKVECTVGAPMVSYRETFKESAQVQGKFSRQSGGRGQYGDVHIEFTPNEQGGGFEFENAIVGGVVPREYIPSVEAGLKDAMENGVLAGYPLVDVKAKLYDGSYHDVDSSEMAFKVAASLALKEAAKKCNPVILEPMMKVEIVMPEEYMGDIMGDVTSRRGRVEGMEARGNAQVVRAFVPLSEMFGYATNLRSNTQGRGTYTMVFDHYEEVPKSISEEIIKKNKGE from the coding sequence ATGGCAAGAGATTTTTCTTTGAAAAACACTCGTAATATCGGTATCATGGCTCACATCGATGCTGGTAAAACTACTACTACTGAACGTATTCTTTATTACACAGGCCGTATCCATAAAATTGGTGAAACACATGAAGGTGCTTCACAAATGGACTGGATGGAACAAGAGCAAGAGCGTGGTATTACAATCACTTCTGCTGCGACTACTGCACAATGGGATGGTCACCGTGTAAACATCATCGATACACCAGGACACGTAGACTTCACAGTTGAAGTTGAACGTTCATTACGTGTACTTGATGGTGCTGTAACTGTTCTTGATGCGCAATCAGGTGTTGAACCTCAAACTGAAACAGTTTGGCGTCAAGCTACAACTTACGGAGTACCTCGTATTGTATTCATTAATAAAATGGACAAAATGGGTGCTAACTTTGAATATTCAGTTGGTACACTACATGAGCGTTTACAAGCAAATGCTCACCCAATTCAGTTACCAATTGGTGCGGAAGACGATTTCAACGCTATTATTGACTTAGTAGAAATGAAATGTTTCCAATACACTAATGACTTAGGTACTGAAATTGACGAAATCGAGATCCCAGAATCTCACAAACAACAAGCTGAAGAAGCTCGTGAAGCTTTAATTGAAGCTGTTTCTGAATCAAATGACGAATTAATGGAAAAATACTTAGGTGGAGAAGAAATCACAGTTGATGAGCTTAAAGCGGCTATCCGTCAAGCTACTTGTGACGTTGAATTCTACCCAGTATTATGTGGTACAGCATTCAAAAACAAAGGTGTTCAATTAATGTTGAACGCTGTTATTGACTACTTACCATCACCATTAGATGTTAAACCTATTATCGGACATAGAGCTGATAACGAAGACGAAGAAGTAATTGCTAAACCTGATGATTCAGCGCCATTCGCTGCATTAGCGTTTAAAGTTATGACTGACCCATTCGTAGGTAAATTAACATTCTTCCGTGTTTATTCAGGTACAATGGAATCTGGTTCATACGTAAGAAACTCTACTAAAGGTAAACGTGAACGTGTAGGTCGTATTCTACAAATGCACGCTAACTCTCGTGAAGAGATTTCTACTGTATATTCTGGTGACATTGCAGGTGCTGTTGGTCTTAAAGATACTGGTACTGGTGATACTTTATGTGATGAAAAAGATAACATTATCTTAGAATCAATGGAATTCCCAGAACCTGTTATTCACTTATCTGTTGAGCCTAAATCTAAAGCTGACCAAGATAAAATGACTAACGCATTAGTTAAATTACAAGAAGAAGATCCAACATTCCACGCACACACTGACCATGAAACTGGACAAGTTATCATCGGTGGTATGGGTGAATTACATCTTGATATCTTAGTAGACCGTATGAAACGTGAATTCAAAGTAGAATGTACTGTTGGTGCTCCAATGGTATCTTACCGTGAAACGTTCAAAGAATCTGCACAAGTTCAAGGTAAATTCTCTCGTCAATCAGGTGGACGTGGACAATATGGTGATGTTCATATTGAATTCACACCTAACGAACAAGGTGGCGGCTTCGAATTCGAAAACGCTATCGTCGGTGGTGTAGTTCCTCGTGAATACATTCCATCAGTTGAAGCTGGTCTTAAAGATGCTATGGAAAACGGTGTATTAGCTGGATATCCATTAGTTGACGTTAAAGCTAAACTATATGATGGTTCATATCATGATGTCGATTCATCTGAAATGGCCTTCAAAGTTGCTGCGTCATTAGCACTTAAAGAAGCAGCTAAAAAATGTAACCCTGTAATCTTAGAGCCAATGATGAAAGTTGAAATCGTTATGCCTGAAGAATACATGGGAGACATCATGGGTGACGTAACAAGTCGTCGTGGACGTGTTGAAGGTATGGAAGCACGCGGTAACGCTCAAGTTGTTCGTGCATTTGTTCCACTTTCAGAAATGTTCGGTTACGCTACAAACTTACGTTCTAACACTCAAGGTCGTGGTACTTATACTATGGTATTTGACCACTACGAAGAAGTTCCTAAATCAATTTCTGAAGAAATTATCAAGAAAAACAAAGGTGAATAA
- the rpsG gene encoding 30S ribosomal protein S7 — protein MPRKGPVAKRAVLPDPIHNSKLVTKLINKIMLDGKRGTAQRILYSAFELVQERSGKDAMEVFDEAINNIMPVLEVKARRVGGSNYQVPVEVRPERRTTLGLRWLVNYARLRGEKTMEERLANEILDAANNTGGAVKKREDTHKMAEANKAFAHYRW, from the coding sequence ATGCCTCGTAAAGGTCCAGTTGCAAAAAGAGCTGTTTTACCAGATCCAATTCACAATTCTAAATTAGTAACAAAATTAATCAACAAAATCATGCTTGATGGTAAACGTGGTACTGCTCAAAGAATTCTTTATTCTGCATTCGAACTTGTTCAAGAACGTTCAGGTAAAGATGCTATGGAAGTATTCGATGAAGCTATCAACAACATCATGCCTGTACTTGAAGTTAAAGCTCGCCGTGTAGGTGGTTCAAACTATCAAGTACCTGTAGAAGTACGTCCAGAACGTCGTACTACTTTAGGTTTACGTTGGTTAGTTAACTACGCGCGTCTTCGTGGTGAAAAAACTATGGAAGAGCGTTTAGCTAATGAAATCTTAGATGCTGCCAATAACACTGGTGGTGCTGTTAAGAAACGTGAAGACACTCACAAAATGGCAGAAGCTAACAAAGCGTTTGCTCATTACCGTTGGTAA
- the rpsL gene encoding 30S ribosomal protein S12 translates to MPTINQLVRKPRTSKTQKSTAPALNRGYNSMKKKMTTVYSPQKRGVCTRVGTMTPKKPNSALRKYARVRLSNNIEVNAYIPGIGHNLQEHSVVLIRGGRVKDLPGVRYHIVRGALDTSGVDGRMQSRSLYGAKKPKAAKK, encoded by the coding sequence ATGCCTACTATTAACCAATTAGTACGTAAACCTCGTACTAGCAAAACACAAAAATCAACTGCACCAGCATTAAACAGAGGTTACAATAGCATGAAGAAAAAAATGACTACTGTATACTCTCCTCAAAAACGTGGTGTATGTACTCGTGTAGGAACTATGACACCTAAAAAACCTAACTCAGCGTTACGTAAATATGCTCGTGTTCGTTTATCAAACAACATCGAAGTAAACGCGTATATCCCTGGTATTGGCCACAACTTACAAGAACACAGTGTTGTACTTATTCGTGGTGGACGTGTAAAAGACTTACCTGGTGTGCGTTACCATATCGTACGTGGTGCTTTAGACACTTCTGGTGTTGACGGTCGTATGCAAAGCCGTTCACTTTATGGTGCTAAAAAACCTAAAGCTGCTAAAAAATAA
- a CDS encoding ribosomal L7Ae/L30e/S12e/Gadd45 family protein yields MSNEKALSLNQDSYVIGLKQTTKALLKHDVRQVIIAQDVNIHILSKVLSIAFETGVPISYSPSRQELGSRYGIEVNATVVALLK; encoded by the coding sequence TTAAATCAAGACAGTTATGTCATTGGTTTAAAACAGACCACTAAAGCATTATTGAAGCATGATGTACGTCAAGTAATCATTGCTCAAGATGTCAATATTCATATTTTGTCGAAAGTGTTATCGATAGCATTTGAGACAGGCGTTCCGATAAGTTATAGTCCTAGTCGACAAGAACTTGGATCACGCTATGGAATAGAAGTTAATGCGACAGTTGTTGCATTGCTTAAATAA